One Rosa chinensis cultivar Old Blush chromosome 5, RchiOBHm-V2, whole genome shotgun sequence genomic region harbors:
- the LOC112167465 gene encoding transcription factor SCREAM2, translated as MVSKQVQKRDPIYKKLQSLRSISNSPAHSKSSIILDAVTYIQELKRKVEEMNQEIVAARAQVSTPAQNPFPMQLKVEPREEDQAGFQIKMFTEKSCSGLLVFVLEAFEELGLDVHQARVSCSNNFLLEAVATINNDDQNGEDHNKDAEVVRKAMLQAIQSWSEVSQ; from the exons ATGGTATCCAAACAGGTGCAGAAGAGAGATCCAATATACAAGAAACTTCAATCCCTTCGTTCAATCTCCAACTCCCCTGCG CACAGTAAAAGCTCAATTATATTGGATGCAGTAACATATATACAAGAACTGAAGCGAAAAGTGGAGGAAATGAATCAAGAGATCGTTGCTGCCAGAGCTCAAGTCTCAACACCCGCCCAAAACCCGTTCCCTAtg CAACTGAAAGTTGAACCTCGAGAAGAGGATCAAGCAGGTTTTCAAATAAAGATGTTCACTGAAAAGAGTTGCAGTGGGTTGCTTGTTTTCGTATTGGAAGCGTTTGAAGAGTTAGGCCTAGATGTTCATCAAGCTAGGGTTTCTTGCTCCAACAATTTTCTTTTAGAAGCAGTGGCCACAATTAACAAT GACGACCAAAATGGTGAGGATCATAACAAAGATGCCGAGGTAGTAAGAAAAGCGATGCTGCAAGCCATTCAAAGCTGGAGTGAAGTTTCCCAATAA